From one Phocaeicola salanitronis DSM 18170 genomic stretch:
- a CDS encoding pectate lyase encodes MKTFLLGVGLCLSVSVIAQPLAFPQAEGYGKYTVGGRGGKVIKVVNLNDSGPGSLRFAVEQHGARIVVFDVDGTIELKSPLRINNDSITIAGQTAPGDGICLKDYPLVVNASQVIVRYLRVRVGDRVKVDADGIGGGRYGQHHVILDHLTSSWSIDECLSIYKTKYLTVQWCMVNQSLTHSVHTKGNHGFGGIWGGYQATFHHNLLANHSSRNPRFSSVEGTKMVDFRNNVVYNWGFKAAYGGGRGGEINMVANYYKPGPATECPHKLLDVAEDGTGRYYVEGNVLEGDSKVTENNWKGVFGKHPERCRVEQPFAYEEIAQDTPEEAYSKVLENVGCSFSRDSYDAEIIRQIREGVSLFGNKGLIDTPEQAGGWPDLRKGVPLRDTDGDGIPDVWEQTHGLNPSDCLDASLYSEEDKAYTNIEVYMNSLVK; translated from the coding sequence ATGAAAACATTTTTATTGGGGGTAGGTTTGTGCCTGTCAGTTTCAGTGATAGCACAACCTTTGGCATTCCCACAAGCAGAGGGATATGGAAAGTATACAGTCGGTGGAAGAGGCGGTAAAGTGATAAAAGTCGTTAATCTGAATGATTCCGGACCGGGAAGTCTGCGTTTTGCGGTAGAACAACACGGAGCAAGGATTGTTGTATTCGATGTGGATGGGACTATTGAACTGAAGTCACCGCTTCGGATAAACAATGATAGCATTACGATTGCGGGGCAGACGGCTCCGGGTGATGGCATCTGTCTGAAAGACTATCCTTTGGTTGTAAATGCCAGTCAGGTAATTGTCCGCTATCTCCGCGTGAGGGTAGGGGATAGGGTAAAGGTTGATGCTGATGGTATTGGTGGAGGAAGATATGGGCAACATCATGTTATCTTGGATCATTTGACTTCGAGTTGGTCAATTGATGAATGTCTTTCGATTTATAAAACCAAATACTTGACGGTACAGTGGTGTATGGTAAATCAAAGTTTGACACATTCGGTGCATACAAAAGGAAATCATGGGTTTGGTGGAATTTGGGGAGGCTATCAGGCTACTTTTCATCACAATCTGTTGGCAAACCATTCCAGCCGTAACCCGCGTTTTTCTTCTGTAGAAGGGACAAAGATGGTTGATTTCCGAAATAATGTAGTCTACAATTGGGGTTTTAAAGCAGCATACGGCGGCGGGCGTGGTGGCGAAATCAATATGGTTGCCAATTATTATAAGCCAGGTCCTGCGACGGAATGCCCCCATAAGTTATTGGATGTTGCCGAAGACGGTACAGGGCGTTATTATGTGGAAGGCAATGTATTGGAAGGCGATTCTAAGGTTACAGAAAACAATTGGAAGGGGGTGTTCGGTAAGCATCCGGAACGTTGTAGGGTAGAGCAGCCTTTTGCGTATGAGGAAATAGCACAGGATACGCCAGAGGAGGCATATTCGAAAGTCTTGGAGAACGTGGGATGCAGCTTTTCCCGTGACAGCTATGATGCGGAAATCATTCGTCAGATTCGGGAGGGAGTTTCTCTTTTTGGAAATAAGGGACTGATTGATACACCGGAGCAGGCTGGAGGTTGGCCCGATTTGCGTAAAGGGGTGCCATTGCGTGATACAGACGGAGATGGTATTCCCGATGTATGGGAACAAACACATGGATTGAACCCTTCAGACTGTTTAGATGCTTCGTTGTATAGTGAGGAAGATAAGGCTTACACGAATATTGAGGTATATATGAACAGTTTAGTAAAATAA
- a CDS encoding MFS transporter, producing MSNSNETGAKMSNYRWVICSMLFLATAATYMDRQVLSLTYKDFIAPELNWSDANYGTITGVFSLVYAISMLFIGKFIDKVGTRRGYLIAFGTWVVGAFLHAFTGILTNGIVSGDWMFTFGAARENLAVIKSTGNIALAVSTVSVWLFVFMRCIVAIGESGNFPSAIKITAEYFPKKDRGFATGLFNAGAQVGALIAPFIIPGIARAFGWEMAFIVMSGVGLLWMILFYKFYDKPRDNKRVNKAELDYIEQDAVAENTVSKDNNDGPKIGLWKCFTFRQTWAVIFGRFLPDGVWWFFLFWAPAYIRDVYGYSSDSTMGMMLIFTLYLISMLSLYGSYLPTFFVEKQKMDPYKGRMKAMLIFSFFPLIGLFAQSAGAASCWYPIIIIGIIGAAHQSWSANVYSVVSDMFPKSAVATVTGIGGMAGGVGCLLFNQCSGLLFTYSKETNMSFLGFEGIDAGYMIVFIVASLAYLFSWIMMKVMVPKYKLVEV from the coding sequence ATGAGTAATTCAAACGAAACGGGAGCTAAAATGAGCAATTACCGCTGGGTGATTTGCAGTATGCTCTTCTTGGCTACCGCAGCAACTTATATGGACCGTCAGGTCTTGTCGCTTACCTATAAAGACTTCATTGCCCCTGAACTGAACTGGTCGGATGCCAACTACGGAACCATCACGGGTGTATTCTCGTTAGTATACGCCATCAGCATGCTGTTCATCGGCAAGTTCATCGACAAGGTAGGCACACGCCGCGGTTATCTCATCGCATTCGGTACTTGGGTGGTAGGTGCATTCCTGCACGCCTTCACCGGCATATTGACCAACGGTATTGTAAGCGGCGACTGGATGTTTACTTTCGGGGCTGCCCGCGAAAACCTTGCCGTCATCAAATCAACCGGAAATATCGCATTGGCAGTGTCAACCGTCAGTGTATGGCTGTTCGTGTTCATGCGGTGTATCGTAGCTATCGGCGAATCGGGCAACTTCCCTTCAGCCATCAAGATTACCGCTGAATATTTCCCCAAAAAAGACCGCGGCTTCGCTACCGGTCTGTTCAATGCCGGCGCACAAGTAGGTGCCCTGATAGCTCCGTTTATCATACCGGGCATTGCACGTGCCTTCGGATGGGAAATGGCATTCATCGTAATGAGCGGTGTGGGACTGCTGTGGATGATACTGTTCTATAAATTCTACGACAAACCGCGCGACAACAAGCGTGTGAACAAAGCAGAGCTGGACTATATCGAACAAGATGCAGTAGCCGAAAACACTGTCAGCAAGGACAACAACGACGGACCGAAAATTGGACTTTGGAAATGTTTCACTTTCCGTCAGACATGGGCTGTCATCTTCGGACGTTTCTTGCCCGATGGAGTATGGTGGTTCTTCCTGTTCTGGGCTCCGGCATACATCCGCGATGTATATGGATACAGTTCAGACTCTACCATGGGTATGATGCTGATTTTTACCCTGTACCTGATTTCGATGTTGTCGCTCTACGGAAGCTATCTGCCTACTTTCTTTGTAGAGAAACAGAAGATGGATCCCTATAAAGGCAGAATGAAAGCCATGCTGATTTTCTCGTTCTTCCCGCTGATAGGCTTGTTCGCCCAGTCGGCAGGTGCAGCCTCTTGCTGGTATCCGATTATCATCATCGGTATCATCGGTGCCGCACACCAAAGCTGGAGCGCAAACGTTTATTCAGTAGTCAGCGACATGTTCCCGAAATCAGCCGTAGCGACAGTTACCGGTATCGGCGGTATGGCAGGTGGTGTAGGCTGTCTGCTCTTCAACCAATGCTCTGGTCTGCTGTTCACCTACTCGAAAGAAACCAATATGTCATTCTTAGGCTTCGAAGGTATCGATGCAGGTTACATGATTGTATTCATCGTAGCATCCTTGGCTTACCTATTCAGCTGGATTATGATGAAGGTTATGGTTCCGAAATACAAACTGGTAGAAGTATAA
- the kduI gene encoding 5-dehydro-4-deoxy-D-glucuronate isomerase has product MKKLAIAMMLGFAATTASAQMNYKVQTACHPQDVKHYDTERLRSSFAMEKVMAADEINLTYTLYDRLIYGGVMPVNKVLKLETFHELGPEITYFLERRELGVVNIGGDGVVTVDGKEYPMKYKEALYVGCGNKEVTFKSNDPAKPAKFYINSAPAYKQFVTQLITTDVKAQKANPKKYALAISDHYGKMEDSNDRVVNQLIVKDVLERVEGGGTNQLQMGLTELAPGSVWNTMPAHTHTRRMEAYFYFNVPEGNAICHLMGEPQEERLVWLHNEQAITSPEWSIHAAAGTSNYTFIWGMAGENLKYSDKDEIKYLDMR; this is encoded by the coding sequence ATGAAAAAATTAGCTATCGCAATGATGCTGGGCTTTGCAGCCACTACGGCATCTGCCCAAATGAATTACAAGGTGCAGACCGCTTGCCACCCGCAAGACGTAAAGCACTATGACACCGAACGCCTGCGCTCGTCTTTCGCTATGGAGAAAGTAATGGCAGCCGATGAAATCAACCTGACTTATACACTTTACGACCGCCTTATCTATGGTGGCGTAATGCCCGTCAACAAAGTGCTGAAACTGGAAACATTCCATGAACTGGGTCCGGAAATCACATATTTCTTGGAACGCCGCGAATTAGGTGTAGTCAACATCGGCGGAGACGGTGTTGTAACTGTAGACGGTAAAGAATATCCCATGAAATATAAAGAAGCGCTCTATGTAGGTTGCGGAAACAAGGAAGTGACTTTCAAAAGCAACGACCCTGCCAAACCTGCCAAATTCTATATCAACTCGGCTCCTGCCTACAAGCAATTTGTCACTCAGCTGATTACCACCGATGTAAAGGCTCAGAAAGCGAACCCCAAGAAATATGCACTGGCAATTTCTGACCACTACGGAAAAATGGAAGACAGCAACGACCGTGTAGTGAACCAGCTGATTGTGAAAGATGTGCTGGAACGCGTAGAAGGCGGCGGCACCAACCAGCTGCAAATGGGATTGACCGAACTGGCTCCCGGCTCGGTATGGAACACCATGCCTGCCCACACGCACACACGCCGCATGGAGGCATACTTCTATTTCAATGTTCCCGAAGGCAATGCCATCTGCCACCTCATGGGCGAGCCTCAGGAAGAACGTCTGGTTTGGCTCCACAACGAGCAAGCCATCACTTCGCCGGAATGGAGCATCCATGCAGCAGCAGGTACCAGCAACTATACCTTCATCTGGGGGATGGCAGGCGAAAACCTGAAGTATAGCGACAAGGACGAAATCAAATACCTGGACATGAGATAA
- a CDS encoding PTS galactitol transporter subunit IIC, with protein MEQVFSYIISLGASVMMPIIFTIIGLCIGMKFGKALKSGLCVGVGFVGLGVVTALLTTNFDNPLKAISDLYHLQLNVFDMGWPAAAAVAYNTAVGALIIPICLGINVLMLITKTTRTVNIDLWNYWHFAFIGAVAYFVMGESLAWGYFAAIICYIITLVCADLTADKFQKYYDLDGISIPQPFCQSFTPFAILINKALDKIPGFSKLDIDADGMKKKFGVLGEPLVLGVIVGILIGAAAQLDIKKVLFLGITMGAVMELIPRITSLFIEGLKPISEKTSELVKTKFNGKKVHIGMSPALVIGHPATLVASVILIPVILALAVFLPGNQFLPLASLAGMFYLFPMVLPYTKGNVLKTLIIGLVTLIIGLYFVTDMAPDFTLAANTVYEATHDPTAHIPEGFSGGALDFASSLFGWLIYRGIKLSYIGAGLLALIAIAMMLINRRIIIRSEKEAKQAAK; from the coding sequence ATGGAACAAGTATTCAGCTACATTATTAGTTTAGGGGCATCGGTCATGATGCCTATCATCTTTACAATCATCGGTTTATGCATCGGCATGAAGTTTGGCAAGGCATTGAAGTCCGGACTTTGTGTAGGTGTCGGCTTCGTGGGCTTGGGCGTAGTCACCGCCTTGCTGACCACCAACTTCGACAATCCCTTAAAAGCTATCTCCGACCTTTACCACCTGCAACTGAACGTATTCGACATGGGCTGGCCCGCAGCGGCAGCCGTGGCATACAACACGGCCGTAGGTGCCTTGATTATTCCGATTTGCCTGGGCATAAACGTGCTGATGCTCATCACGAAGACCACCCGTACGGTGAACATCGACCTTTGGAACTACTGGCACTTCGCCTTTATCGGTGCCGTAGCGTATTTCGTTATGGGAGAAAGCCTGGCATGGGGCTATTTCGCAGCCATCATTTGCTACATCATCACACTTGTATGCGCCGACCTGACAGCAGACAAGTTCCAGAAATACTATGACTTGGACGGTATCTCCATCCCCCAGCCTTTCTGCCAAAGCTTCACGCCTTTCGCTATCCTTATAAATAAGGCATTGGACAAGATTCCCGGCTTCTCCAAGCTGGACATTGACGCCGACGGAATGAAAAAGAAGTTCGGCGTATTGGGCGAACCGCTGGTGCTGGGTGTCATCGTAGGTATACTTATCGGTGCCGCCGCACAGCTCGACATCAAGAAAGTGCTCTTCCTGGGTATCACCATGGGTGCGGTCATGGAACTTATCCCCCGCATTACCTCGCTTTTCATTGAAGGACTGAAACCCATTTCCGAAAAGACTTCGGAACTGGTGAAGACCAAATTCAACGGCAAGAAAGTGCATATCGGCATGAGCCCCGCCCTGGTCATCGGCCATCCTGCCACACTGGTAGCATCGGTTATCCTGATTCCCGTCATTCTGGCGCTTGCCGTATTCCTTCCGGGCAACCAGTTCCTGCCCTTGGCATCCCTGGCAGGCATGTTCTACCTGTTCCCCATGGTATTACCCTATACAAAAGGAAATGTATTGAAAACCTTGATTATCGGTCTGGTTACACTTATCATCGGACTTTATTTCGTGACCGACATGGCTCCCGACTTCACATTGGCAGCCAACACGGTATATGAAGCTACACATGACCCCACAGCACACATTCCGGAAGGCTTCTCGGGCGGCGCACTCGACTTTGCTTCCTCTCTCTTCGGATGGCTTATCTACAGAGGCATCAAACTCTCGTACATAGGTGCCGGACTGCTCGCTTTGATAGCCATCGCCATGATGCTTATCAACCGCCGCATCATCATCCGCAGCGAGAAAGAAGCCAAACAGGCAGCCAAATAA
- a CDS encoding pectinesterase family protein — MKSKSFLVFGLGMLCSAFGTVQAQTDFPKEQKPWSVRMAESEMVRNPESWMLDFQPALKWDYCHGLELGAMLDVYDRYGDAKFFDYALAYADTMVNADGTVKKYKVEEYSLDRINSGKFLFRIYEQTKDPKYKKALDLIRTQFDGQPRNDDGGFWHKKVYPHQMWLDGIYMGVPYLAEYAYRNNEPQAYQEVIKQIQLAKKHTYDPATGLLRHACDVSKTEKWADKQTGQSQHTWGRALGWYAMALVDVLDFIPKHEPGRDSVLVILNDIAKALKKYQSPEGLWYQVMDRSGDEGNYLESSCSTMFVYSLFKAVRKGYIPVSYFNVARKGYEGILNHFIKVDENGLVSITRACAVAGLGGKNYRSGDYNYYINETIRDNDPKAVGPFILASLEWEGLPKEQRRFAEPRSLVVAQDGSGDFTTLADALESARAFMDFDVKIYVKKGVYHEKLVVPSWLQHIEIIGEDVNETVITNAHHANMNKMGTFRTYTVKVEGNYITFRNLTIENNAPRLGQAVALHTEGDCLRFFNCRFLGNQDTVYTGTEGTRLYFENCYIEGTTDFIFGPSTAWFEGCTIHSKANSYVTAASTPQYIAYGYVFHKCKLTADAGIDKVYLGRPWRPYASTVFMNCGLGKHILPAGWHNWNNKANEQTARYAEYGNTGEGAGVSGRVAWARQLTAKEAEGITMSKVFAMSSDWNPCE; from the coding sequence ATGAAAAGCAAGAGTTTTTTAGTATTTGGGTTGGGAATGTTGTGTTCTGCGTTCGGCACAGTACAGGCGCAGACGGATTTCCCGAAAGAGCAGAAGCCGTGGTCGGTGCGTATGGCAGAGTCGGAAATGGTTCGGAATCCCGAATCGTGGATGCTTGATTTCCAGCCGGCTTTGAAGTGGGACTATTGTCATGGGTTGGAACTGGGAGCGATGCTCGATGTGTACGACCGTTATGGCGACGCGAAGTTTTTCGATTATGCCTTGGCGTATGCCGATACCATGGTCAATGCCGACGGCACCGTTAAGAAGTACAAGGTAGAGGAATACAGCCTCGACCGTATCAATTCGGGTAAGTTCCTGTTCCGCATCTACGAGCAGACGAAAGACCCGAAGTATAAGAAAGCCTTGGATTTGATTCGTACCCAGTTCGACGGGCAGCCCCGGAACGACGACGGAGGTTTCTGGCATAAGAAGGTCTATCCGCACCAGATGTGGCTGGACGGCATCTATATGGGCGTGCCTTACCTGGCGGAATACGCTTACCGCAACAACGAGCCGCAGGCTTATCAGGAAGTCATCAAGCAAATCCAGTTGGCGAAGAAACATACCTACGACCCTGCCACGGGATTGCTCCGCCATGCGTGTGACGTGAGCAAGACCGAGAAATGGGCAGACAAGCAGACCGGCCAGTCGCAACATACTTGGGGGCGTGCGTTGGGCTGGTATGCCATGGCGTTGGTCGATGTGCTCGATTTCATTCCCAAGCACGAGCCGGGACGCGACTCGGTGCTGGTGATTCTGAACGACATCGCCAAGGCATTGAAGAAGTACCAAAGCCCCGAAGGCCTGTGGTATCAGGTAATGGACCGGAGCGGAGACGAAGGCAACTACCTGGAGTCGTCCTGTTCTACGATGTTTGTCTATTCGCTCTTCAAGGCGGTGCGCAAGGGATACATTCCCGTTTCTTATTTCAATGTGGCGCGGAAGGGATACGAAGGCATCCTGAACCATTTTATCAAGGTAGACGAGAACGGGCTGGTATCCATCACCCGTGCCTGTGCCGTAGCCGGTCTGGGAGGAAAGAATTACCGCTCGGGCGACTATAACTATTACATTAACGAGACCATCCGCGACAACGACCCGAAGGCGGTAGGCCCCTTCATCCTTGCCAGCCTGGAATGGGAAGGGCTGCCCAAGGAGCAGCGCCGCTTTGCCGAACCACGCTCGCTGGTGGTGGCTCAGGACGGGTCGGGCGACTTTACCACCCTTGCCGATGCATTGGAGTCAGCCCGTGCGTTTATGGATTTCGACGTGAAAATCTATGTGAAGAAAGGCGTCTACCACGAGAAACTGGTTGTTCCCTCATGGCTTCAGCACATCGAAATCATCGGGGAGGACGTGAACGAGACGGTCATCACCAACGCCCACCATGCCAATATGAACAAGATGGGGACATTCCGTACTTATACGGTGAAAGTGGAAGGCAATTACATCACGTTCCGCAACCTTACCATCGAGAACAATGCGCCGCGCCTGGGGCAGGCGGTGGCGTTGCATACCGAAGGCGATTGCCTGCGTTTCTTCAATTGCCGTTTCTTGGGCAATCAGGATACGGTCTATACCGGCACCGAAGGCACCCGCCTCTATTTCGAGAACTGTTACATCGAGGGGACAACCGATTTCATCTTCGGTCCCTCTACGGCGTGGTTCGAGGGATGCACCATTCATAGCAAGGCCAATTCGTATGTGACGGCGGCTTCTACGCCTCAGTACATCGCCTACGGCTATGTGTTCCATAAGTGCAAGCTCACGGCGGATGCCGGCATCGATAAGGTCTATTTGGGCCGTCCGTGGCGTCCGTACGCTTCTACCGTCTTTATGAATTGCGGGTTGGGCAAGCACATCCTTCCCGCAGGCTGGCATAACTGGAACAACAAAGCCAACGAACAGACCGCACGTTATGCCGAGTATGGCAATACAGGCGAGGGAGCCGGCGTTTCCGGACGTGTGGCATGGGCACGTCAGCTCACCGCGAAAGAAGCCGAAGGCATTACGATGAGCAAGGTCTTTGCGATGTCGAGCGATTGGAATCCTTGTGAGTAA
- a CDS encoding thioesterase family protein — protein sequence MEKGLTYTSKVKVTQANTALALGSGDMEVFATPALVALMENAAMKAVQPELPEGSTTVGAFIETTHVKPSALGEEVSATAVLENVEGRKLAFKVTASDTKGVVGEATHIRYIVDRERFMSKL from the coding sequence ATGGAAAAAGGATTGACTTATACAAGTAAAGTAAAAGTGACGCAGGCGAATACCGCCCTGGCGTTAGGTTCGGGCGATATGGAAGTGTTTGCTACGCCCGCCTTGGTAGCATTAATGGAAAATGCGGCGATGAAGGCTGTACAGCCCGAGCTTCCCGAAGGCAGCACTACGGTGGGCGCCTTTATCGAAACCACCCATGTGAAACCTTCGGCGCTGGGCGAGGAAGTGTCCGCCACGGCGGTACTGGAGAATGTGGAAGGACGGAAACTGGCTTTCAAGGTGACGGCTTCCGATACGAAAGGCGTGGTAGGCGAAGCCACCCACATCCGCTACATCGTAGACCGCGAACGGTTTATGAGCAAACTCTGA
- a CDS encoding glycoside hydrolase family 2 protein — MKKCSFVFLFLLLAGFKAVAAERDSILLNFDWRFHLGEVAGGEKPETDDKSWRLLDLPYDYQLNMPWKKEARAARGFKEMSGAWFRKTFRPDEAWRGRQVVVDFEGMMYYGDVYLNGEKIGSTEYGYCGFDCDVTQKMKYGEDNLLAVYTNTGVPEGSRWYTGGGINRDVRIIVKDTMSMSRHGVYVVAEKARDDNWIVRVQAELPGALLQKGKVEFQANIFDAGGKKVTSSKMTSAPAKSRLHLYEVDLDPMTVTSPRLWKVVSPESGDQKSNLYTCEVVMYVDGKPTDRISERFGFRTIEYSPDFGFRLNGKKVFLQGIANHTDFGGVGVATYRTAIERQLRQLKAFGFNAVRCSHNPYPDVFYDLCDEMGFLVVDELVDKWSNDGNCWGGRESFMYVWPQLLTEWVKRDRNHPCIILWSLGNEMQHRENASGYMTGDWGVTTFRILDTYLKRYDKTRPSTAAMYPARANGIRRADSGFREPSNIIPPELSCITQIASYNYEYADYRRYKAYDPNLIIFQSEASVNDLITPYLRMDRASTIGLCYWGAIEYWGESDGWPKKGWNYSFFDHTLKPYPRAWLVRSCFVDEPQVHIGVLESKQKSIIWNDILSGRAEMSHFYWRPEKGDSITLEVSSNCDEVELFQNGKSLGVKRNNRQDDKAQNKFLWEGVSWQPGNVVAVAKNNGKEVARHELQSPGKAVRLKAEVEDNGSWCADGMDLQFIRFTAVDNKGRPVENYEGDLTIDVEGEANVLALDNGDHFTNRNLEAAVTSLYRGGALLILRATRNGGKVKIKASVPGMKSIKLLLETKCK, encoded by the coding sequence ATGAAAAAATGTTCTTTTGTATTCTTGTTCCTGTTGCTCGCAGGCTTTAAGGCAGTTGCGGCAGAAAGAGATTCTATTCTTCTGAATTTTGACTGGAGGTTCCATTTGGGTGAAGTGGCAGGCGGTGAAAAGCCTGAAACGGATGACAAGTCGTGGCGTTTACTCGACCTTCCTTACGATTATCAGTTGAATATGCCTTGGAAGAAAGAGGCGCGTGCGGCACGTGGTTTTAAGGAAATGTCGGGCGCATGGTTCCGGAAGACATTCCGTCCCGATGAGGCTTGGCGCGGCAGGCAGGTGGTGGTTGATTTCGAAGGCATGATGTATTACGGGGATGTGTATCTGAACGGTGAGAAAATAGGTTCTACTGAATACGGTTATTGCGGTTTCGATTGTGACGTGACTCAAAAAATGAAATATGGAGAAGATAACTTGCTGGCTGTCTATACGAATACCGGCGTTCCCGAAGGTTCCCGCTGGTATACGGGCGGAGGCATTAACCGCGATGTGCGTATAATAGTGAAAGACACGATGTCGATGTCCCGGCACGGGGTATATGTAGTAGCAGAAAAAGCAAGGGACGACAATTGGATTGTACGTGTTCAGGCGGAGCTTCCAGGTGCTCTTCTTCAGAAAGGAAAGGTTGAATTTCAGGCTAACATATTTGATGCCGGCGGGAAAAAGGTCACTTCATCAAAGATGACCTCCGCACCGGCTAAATCCCGTCTGCATCTTTATGAAGTGGATCTGGACCCGATGACGGTTACATCCCCTCGCTTGTGGAAGGTGGTTTCTCCCGAATCAGGTGATCAGAAGTCGAATCTTTATACTTGTGAAGTGGTCATGTATGTTGATGGGAAGCCTACTGACAGGATAAGTGAACGCTTTGGCTTTCGTACAATAGAATACAGCCCTGATTTCGGTTTCCGGCTTAACGGAAAGAAAGTGTTCTTGCAGGGTATAGCCAACCATACCGATTTTGGGGGAGTGGGAGTGGCCACTTATCGCACCGCCATTGAAAGGCAGCTCAGGCAGCTGAAGGCATTTGGTTTCAATGCCGTGCGTTGTTCTCATAATCCTTATCCGGATGTTTTTTATGACCTGTGCGATGAAATGGGTTTTCTGGTCGTTGATGAACTGGTGGATAAATGGAGCAACGACGGCAATTGCTGGGGTGGACGTGAATCGTTTATGTATGTATGGCCGCAGTTGCTTACCGAATGGGTGAAGCGTGACCGCAATCATCCTTGTATCATTCTGTGGAGTCTCGGCAACGAAATGCAGCATCGTGAAAATGCATCGGGGTATATGACCGGCGACTGGGGAGTGACGACGTTCCGCATTCTCGATACCTACTTGAAGCGTTACGACAAGACCCGTCCCTCGACCGCAGCCATGTATCCTGCCCGTGCCAATGGCATACGCCGTGCCGACTCGGGATTCCGTGAGCCTTCCAACATCATTCCTCCCGAGCTTTCATGCATTACGCAAATAGCCTCTTACAATTATGAATACGCCGATTACCGTCGCTATAAGGCGTACGACCCCAATCTGATCATCTTCCAGAGCGAAGCGAGCGTCAACGACCTGATTACTCCTTATCTGCGTATGGACAGAGCTTCTACCATAGGGCTTTGCTACTGGGGAGCGATAGAGTATTGGGGAGAAAGTGACGGTTGGCCTAAGAAAGGATGGAACTATTCTTTCTTTGACCATACGCTGAAACCTTATCCCCGGGCATGGCTTGTCCGCTCTTGTTTTGTAGACGAGCCGCAGGTGCATATCGGAGTACTTGAAAGCAAGCAGAAAAGCATAATCTGGAACGACATCCTGTCGGGCCGTGCCGAGATGAGCCATTTCTATTGGAGGCCCGAGAAGGGAGACAGCATTACGTTGGAAGTATCCTCCAATTGTGATGAAGTGGAATTGTTCCAGAATGGGAAAAGCCTTGGAGTAAAGCGGAACAACCGGCAGGATGATAAAGCCCAGAACAAGTTTTTGTGGGAAGGTGTCAGCTGGCAGCCGGGCAATGTAGTTGCGGTAGCTAAGAATAACGGCAAGGAAGTAGCACGCCACGAGCTGCAATCCCCGGGCAAAGCCGTACGCCTGAAAGCCGAGGTAGAAGATAACGGCAGTTGGTGTGCCGACGGTATGGATTTACAGTTTATCCGGTTTACGGCTGTAGACAACAAGGGACGGCCGGTTGAAAATTATGAAGGTGATCTGACGATAGATGTAGAAGGAGAAGCCAACGTGTTGGCGCTTGATAATGGCGACCATTTCACGAACCGTAATTTGGAGGCGGCGGTGACTTCGCTTTATCGGGGTGGTGCATTGCTGATTCTCCGAGCTACCCGAAATGGGGGGAAGGTAAAAATAAAGGCATCGGTACCCGGCATGAAAAGCATCAAACTGCTTCTTGAAACCAAATGTAAGTAA